AGCCAGTTTCACCGGCTTGTGTCCCAGCGAAGCCTCCAGTGGCAATAAACGCATACAGGGCAGCATCAACAAACACGGCAACCCCCGCATCCGGCATATGATTATAGAAGCGGTCTGGCGCATGTTTCAATTCCAGCCCGATTACCAACCCATCCTCTACTGGAAAGAGCGTATACAAAACGAACCCTTCAGTGCGGCTAAGAAAAAGAAGATGGTCGTGGCCATCGCCAGGCAGTTCGCCGTGGACTGGTGGCGTATCCAGACCGGACGCATGAGTGCCGACACCGTAGGATTGCGACTCAACTATCCAACTGCCTACTCCACCCGGGCCCTGCGTGAAGGACGCATCTCCAAAGTCTATGCCTGAATGAAACTGTTCTTTTGAAATACTGTTATGAAACCTATTTGGAACGGAAGGCCTGCGCGCAGTGACACATGAGTCCAAGATGACTCGATAAAAAGATTGCGCGGCCCTTGTTCCTCCAGCCCGATTGAATAGATCACCTTGCACTGTCTGTAGTCTGGGCACGTGCGGATAGCAGTTTATGCACGGCAAAGAGCCGATTGCAACTGCGGGAGGAAACGTATCAGATAAACAATAACGGCCCACCGAAAGGTAGCAAAAAACAAATACAATTTCACCAATGGATTAAACAATCGAAACCGTCTTGACAATATATCCCATAGCAGTGTCATTTCTTGAAAAATGATATGACAGGTAATGGAACTATTAGATTCCCCTATTGCATTTCAGTAAATTGCCTAAAGTTTGGATAAGAGGTTTCCGATTCTTCTCTGACCGCAAGATTCCAGGAGTGACGATTTTCTGGTCCTCATAAGCTGCAATTTGGTAAAAGGGTCCTCATTTTAGCATTTTAGCCGACTCACTTTTATTGACCTGGAAATCGGTGTTCTAGCGTTAGGCCCATAGCGGTATTGAGTGGAAATCCTTTCCAGTAAGTATGCTCTCCAGTTTCGCGATCATTCTCTAAAGAGTAGATACCGTCCTTAGCATTTGGTACCAGGTCAAGATACGTTTTAGCCATTGTGTCACCTTTTAGTTTATAATCCAGAAAAGCGGTAACAAAGTGTGCTGTGATATTGTTCATGCGCAAGTTATCCCAAACCGAATCGATATAGTGACGGGGATTGACCGTGTCTCCACTTTGCAGAATTTCAACAGGCACCGGCATCGGTGCAGCGGCGTTGTGACCGGCATTTTGAAACGTTAATAAATAGCGGTCACTGCTTACAGCATTCTCAAAAATGGCGCGCGTACCGTTTTCATATCCCGCAACCACATCCACACTGCCTGAAATATATAAAACGGGTACTTCAATGCCCTTAAGATCTTCCGGTTTCCAATACTTGGAAGTCATTCCCCAAGGGGCGATCGCAACCCCTGCTTTTATTCTAGAATCTAGCTGACTAAGATAGTCTGAGTTTCCCGTTGTGTGCCGATTAAGTAATCGTTTCAGCGATGGATTGTCGGATCCCATGTCGTCACTAAAGCCGCCACCAATGTTGTTAACCAGACCGTAACCTCCCATGGAGTATCCAATCACGGCTGTAGTATCCGCATTCAAAAAACCATTCAGAAAGCTGCTGGAGTTTTTCGATAACGTGGCCAGCTGACTTAAAATGAATCGTTGATCCAGAGGCCTGTTGTAAAGAGTACTGGGGAAGGCCTGAATATCATCATAAGTACTGTCTGTGTGATCTATCGAAGCGACTACATAACCCTTGCTGGCCAGATTTTCGCCAAGGTGGGCCATCAAAAAACGGTTTCCAGGATAGCCGTGGGAAATAATAACCAATGGAAATTTGCCTTCCTGTTTTAGAGCTGCCGCGTCGCGGACTCCTTTACCGTAAAGGGTGGCCGTAATCTTTGGATTACGCGTCATGGCGCTGTATTGGCCTCCAGGAAGTTGTCCTGGTGTTAATTGTGCCGGGTACCAGATTTCCACAGTGAGGCTTCGATCATAATGTTGTGGTTCATTGCCTTCTTTCATTTTTAAAACGTCGAGGCGACCCGGGTCGTTGAATGACAAAGTTCGAACTCCAACGTTATAGTCGCCGTAATGGGCAAGTTCAGGCGCATCTTGTCTTATTGCGTCGATGTGGTTGGGTTGGCCGTGTAAACAATTGACGGTAATTAACAGCTGTAGACCCAAAAAGCGTTTAATAATTTGCAATCTGTCTTTGATATTTTTCATGCGGCTCGGTTGAGAAGATTACCTGATATTATTTTACTTCAAATTGGATTGTTAATGACAATGAATTTCTATTCCTGAGGTGAATATTTCCTGCGATTACCATTACGGGTAGCTGAATAT
This portion of the Verrucomicrobiota bacterium genome encodes:
- a CDS encoding dienelactone hydrolase, whose product is MKNIKDRLQIIKRFLGLQLLITVNCLHGQPNHIDAIRQDAPELAHYGDYNVGVRTLSFNDPGRLDVLKMKEGNEPQHYDRSLTVEIWYPAQLTPGQLPGGQYSAMTRNPKITATLYGKGVRDAAALKQEGKFPLVIISHGYPGNRFLMAHLGENLASKGYVVASIDHTDSTYDDIQAFPSTLYNRPLDQRFILSQLATLSKNSSSFLNGFLNADTTAVIGYSMGGYGLVNNIGGGFSDDMGSDNPSLKRLLNRHTTGNSDYLSQLDSRIKAGVAIAPWGMTSKYWKPEDLKGIEVPVLYISGSVDVVAGYENGTRAIFENAVSSDRYLLTFQNAGHNAAAPMPVPVEILQSGDTVNPRHYIDSVWDNLRMNNITAHFVTAFLDYKLKGDTMAKTYLDLVPNAKDGIYSLENDRETGEHTYWKGFPLNTAMGLTLEHRFPGQ